GGAGCGCCTGAAGCACTTCCTGACCCCACTGCTGGTTCTGCCGTTTAATGATGAAGCGGCCAGGGTGTATGGCCGGGTGCGGGCAGACCTGCAGGCCAGAGGAACACCCATTGGACCCCTGGACACTTTGATTGGAGCCCATGCTCTGGCTCTGAAAGTCACCCTGGTGACGAACAACACCCGGGAATTCCAGCGAATTGATGGTCTGGCTCTGGAGGACTGGCTGTAGGTGGGTATGAAACCCTTCAGGCGGATCTGGAGGGCCATTTCTGGTCATTCTGTGGATCGATTCATTTTTCTCTGTCCAGAACGCTCTTTTTCCAAACGATTCATTTGATAAAAAAGTTCCAATTTAGTACCAGAGGGACAACACCACAATCCACCTTCACCTTTTCTTTTTTTGCCTGAGTTTTCCAGCGTGTTTTTG
This genomic stretch from Deinococcus cellulosilyticus NBRC 106333 = KACC 11606 harbors:
- the vapC gene encoding type II toxin-antitoxin system tRNA(fMet)-specific endonuclease VapC, which codes for MSLKFLLDTNTCIFILNHRPPHFAERFAEHPIGSIGVSSITAAELHFGMHKSGSQKNLERLKHFLTPLLVLPFNDEAARVYGRVRADLQARGTPIGPLDTLIGAHALALKVTLVTNNTREFQRIDGLALEDWL